One segment of Brassica napus cultivar Da-Ae chromosome C3, Da-Ae, whole genome shotgun sequence DNA contains the following:
- the LOC106376275 gene encoding pentatricopeptide repeat-containing protein At3g42630 has protein sequence MASLLTTGLIQSHHLSSRTHRVKLLSCSTDLPTPPITRKLIKESKLSRDSSRKIKVVDYAPLIESLNRRRLPDEAHEIFIQMKSDNLLPNYRTLSALMLCFAQNGSVLRSRAIWEEILNSSFVPDLLVISKLMFAYEKIGCFSEISKITRDISARHPKLLPVVSSLAICCFGKNGQLELMEDAIDKLDSNEISLDSATANAVVRYYSVFGTLEKMEQAYSRLKKSGVVIEEGEIRAVLLAYLKQRKFYRLREFCSDVGLGRRDLGNMLWNSVLLSYAADFKMKSLQREFIEMRGAGVSPDLTTFNIRALAFSRLALFWDLHLTLEHMRVFDIVPDLVTFGCVVDAYMDKRLARNLEFVYNRMNLDDYPVVLTDPLVFEVLGKGDFHLSSEAVLEFGQRRNWTYRKLIGVYLKKKLRRDQIFWNY, from the exons ATGGCGTCGCTTCTTACGACGGGGCTCATACAATCTCATCATCTCTCTTCGAGAACCCATCGAGTCAAGCTCTTATCTTGCTCCACAGATTTGCCCACTCCGCCAATCACTCGGAAG ttgatcaaggaatcaaaaCTTTCTAGAGATTCCAGCCGAAAGATCAAAGTCGTAGACTATGCTCCACTCATCGAAAGCTTAAACCGAAGAAGATTGCCTGATGAAGCTCATGAGATTTTCATCCAAATGAAATCAGACAACTTGCTGCCTAACTACAGAACGCTCTCCGCTCTTATGCTCTGCTTTGCTCAAAACGGTTCTGTCCTTCGATCGCGTGCCATCTGGGAGGAGATTCTAAACAGCTCTTTCGTCCCTGATCTCCTTGTCATCTCAAAGCTCATGTTTGCTTACGAGAAGATTGGTTGTTTTAGTGAAATTTCCAAAATCACCAGGGACATAAGTGCAAGACATCCTAAGCTGCTTCCCGTCGTATCCTCACTTGCTATTTGCTGTTTTGGAAAGAACGGTCAGTTGGAATTGATGGAGGATGCTATAGATAAATTGGATTCAAATGAGATCTCCTTAGACTCCGCCACTGCTAACGCAGTTGTCAGATACTATAGCGTTTTTGGTACTCTAGAGAAGATGGAGCAGGCTTATAGCCGGCTTAAGAAGTCTGGTGTTGTGATAGAGGAAGGAGAGATAAGAGCTGTGTTGTTAGCATACTTAAAACAAAGGAAGTTTTATCGGCTTCGTGAGTTTTGTTCAGACGTTGGTCTTGGTAGGAGAGACCTGGGGAATATGTTATGGAACTCTGTGTTACTGTCGTATGCAGCTGACTTTAAGATGAAAAGCTTGCAGAGAGAGTTCATTGAGATGCGTGGCGCTGGTGTCTCTCCTGACCTTACCACATTTAACATCCGTGCTCTTGCGTTTTCTAGGTTGGCTCTTTTCTGGGATCTGCATCTTACGCTTGAACATATGAGAGTTTTTGACATTGTTCCGGATCTGGTGACTTTTGGATGTGTGGTCGATGCGTACATGGATAAGAGGCTAGCGAGGAATTTGGAATTTGTATACAACCGAATGAACCTGGACGACTATCCTGTTGTTTTAACTGATCCACTTGTCTTTGAAGTACTGGGGAAAGGAGATTTCCATCTTAGCTCAGAAGCTGTTTTGGAGTTTGGTCAACGGAGAAACTGGACGTATAGAAAACTAATTGGAGTTTATCTCAAAAAGAAGTTGCGAAGAGACCAGATTTTCTGGAATTACTAG